In the Bacillus sp. HSf4 genome, CCTGATTCTGCTCGCACTTCTTGTAATCGGCGGAGTGGGCATTTACAAGATTTTCAACACGATCTCTGCCGCAGACGACACTTACGAACAACTGGAACGGGGAGAAAAGTCAAAGCTTCGCGATGAAGTCGTCGATATTAAGAAAAAGCCTTTTTCCATTCTTTTCATGGGGATTGAAGACTATGCGACAGACGGAGACCACGGACGGTCGGACTCCCTGATTGTCGTCACGCTTGATCCTAAGCAAAAAACGATGAAAATGCTCAGTATTCCTAGGGATACGAGAGTCCAGCTGGCCAGTGACACTTCCGGTACAAAAACGAAAATTAACGCGGCCTATGCGAAAGGCGGCAAAGAAGAAACGATCGAGACGGTCGAGGATTTTCTCGGCATTCCGATCGACTATTATGCGACGGTCGATTTTGACGGCTTCAAAGAGGTCATCGACGAAATCGGCGGCATCGATGTTGACGTGCCGTTTGACTTTGACGAAAAAAGCGATGTGTCCAAATCGAAAAGAATCTACTTCAAAAAAGGCAACATGCATTTAAACGGTGAAGAAGCGCTGGCCTACGCCAGGATGAGAAAGCAGGATAAACGGGGAGACTTCGGCAGAAACGACAGGCAGAAGCAAATCCTCAAAGCGGCGCTCGATCAGATTTCCAAGCCGCAAAACCTGGCGAAAATCGATACGATCGCCCAAAAAGCAAGCAAAAATATTCAAACAAACTTCAGAATCACGCAAGCGCTCGCCCTCCAGCAAATCTACAGCGGATTTGAAGGCAATGATATTGAAACGTTAAGCATTACCGGACAAGACCTGACGCTTGCCGGCGTGTACTATTTTGAACCGGATGACCAAAACCTGGCGAACGTTCAAAGTGAACTGACCCAACACCTCTATCCGAATGCAACCGCTGATGCAAGCGAATCATCGACTGACAGCTCAGACACAACTCCCGACGGGACGGATAGTTCTGCAGATGCGTCTGTGTCGTATTAATATTCAAACTGATAAAAGACACACCTCTTGATGAGAGATTTATCAAGAGGTGTTTTTTTATGTGCGCTGCTATACCGCTCATCACAATCCGATTCTTAAAAAAAGCGCCGGTCAGCCGATATAAAAGAATGCTGAAATTATGGATAAGGAGAGATATGTTTGAAAAGAAACTTTTTTTAGTATGCGTCATTGTGCTGCTCAGCTATGTGACGGGGTATATTCCCGCATCGGCGGAGGATGCTGGTGAGGAGACGAATGGTTGGGTGGCGAAGGCGGATTTGCCTGAAGCTCGCTTCGCTGCAGCTACTGCTGTTGTTAATGGGAAAATTTATGTTTTTGGGGGATTTTCTGAAAAAAAGATGCAAACGGTATTTTATTAGCAGACAAGCAAACTTATGTTTATGATCCAAAAAGTGATACATGGACTAAAAAGGCGGATATGCCTAATATAAGATCAAGTTCATCTACAGCAGTTGTTGATGGAAAAATTTATATATTTGGAGGTTTTGATGCTCGAACCAGAACTTCTTTCCCTACATATGTATATGATCCCAAAACTGATACATGGAAAACTGCGCCATCTATGCCAAAGCCGATTGGAAGCGGGACTTCTGCAGCAGTTATCGGAAAAAAAATATACGTCATAGGTGGTCTAGATTATACAGGTGATATATATATAAATGCGAAAAATAATTACTGTTATGACACCGAAACAGAGACATGGACAAAGAAACAAAATATCCCTGTTTCTTCCTTGAAATTTGCGACAGCTGTTGTAGATGGAAAGATTTACGCAATTGGTGGGAGAAACGATGCTGGTAGTCCTCCTACTCGATCACATTTAATTAACGGGACAATTTATATGTATGATCCTAGAACTGATACATGGACCTTAAAAAAGACATGCAAAATTTAAAACTTGAGGGAACATCAGCGACAGTCCTAAATGGAAAAATCTATATTATAGGCGGAAATGTCCCGGATGGGCAAGGAACAACAAGTACACAAGTTTATAATCCATCTGATAATTCAATCAAAGACTTTAAACCATTAAAAAATGCTAGAACTAATGCTAGTACCGTAACTATTGGTAATAACCTATATGTTATCGGCGGAGCGAAAGATAGGAACAGAGCAAGTCCGTTAAAATCCGTTGAAATGTACACCCTAGATGAATCAACACCGGAAACCCCCACCACCCCGGAACCAACTCCGGATCAGTCATCAGGTGACCGCGCGTTGCTCGTCATCACCATGACGAATGGTCTTGAGAAGGAATTTGACCTGTCGATGGATGAGGTAAATGACTTTATCAGCTGGTATGATCAAAAAGACGCCGGGAGCGGGTCGTCGAAATATGCGATTGATAAGCATGACAATAACAAAGGGCCGTTTTCCAGCCGGAAGGATTATGTGATTTTCAACAATATCTTGACCTTTGAAGTAAACGAATATTCGTCTAAATAACCATTAAAAAACCTTGATTTCTTCTTTTGAAATCAAGGTTTTTTGTCAATTCCTTTTCACCATGCGCCTGTAAAACTTCGTGAACGGCTTGTACTGCTCATTGACGAGTCCGGTCACTTCGGCGATGATCTGCATGAAAAGGATCAGGCCGAAGATGATGAAGATCGACATCCAGAGCGTCGCTGTCTTTAAGAGAATAGCGCTGAGGCTGAAGACGATGCCGATTAAGTAGATGACGATCACCGCTTTTCTGTGTGACAGTCCGAAGGCCATCAGCCTGTGATGGATATGTGATTTGTCAGGTGCGGAAATCGGCTGCTTGTTTAAAATGCGCCGAATAATCGCAAAGGTCGTGTCAAAGATCGGCACCCCGAGGATGATGATCGGGATGACGACGCTGAAAAGCGTCACGCTTTTGTACAGACCCAAAAGCGACAAGACGGAGATCACATAGCCGAGAAACAGCGAGCCCGTGTCTCCCATAAATATTTTCGCGGGGTGGAAATTATAGAAGAGAAAGCCGAGCGTGCTGCCGATGACAACCAATGATAAAGAGAAAATTAAGATTTTGTCGGCGGAAAAAGCCATGATGGCAATTGTCGAAAGGCCGATCACCGATATGCCGGCTGCGAGTCCGTCCAATCCGTCGATGAGATTGATGGCGTTTGTAATGCCTACGATCCATAAAATCGTTAAAGGATAGGCGAGCCACCCTAGATCAAAGCGGATATCCCAAAACGGGATCGACAAAAACTCCATTTTCAAACCGGTGCTGACGATCAGGCAAGCCACCAGTAGTTGGACGGTGAATTTGACTTTCGCGTTTAAATTGTATTTGTCATCTATAATCCCTAACGTGACGATCATAAAAGCGCCGAGCGTGATCGCCGTTATTCTGTTTTCATAAACACCGCCGGCCATCGATCCGGTCAATACTCCTATAAAAATGGCTAAACCGCCCATACGCGGCATAATTTTATCATGTATTTTTCGATGATCCGGCTGATCGATGACACCGGATTTGAGTGCTATTCGTTTCACTAGCGGAGTGATGATTAAAACGGTTATCAGAGAGACAAAAAACGCAAGTATTGTGCGTTCATAAGACATAAAGAAGTCTCCTTTTTAATGAAGTCTGGTTCGAGTTAAGAATAGGTCATACCTTTTCATTATACAATTTCATTATTTATTATAACAAGCTCAATCTAAAAGAAACATGATAAATTAAATTCTGCCGCGGCCTATGCATGCTGGTTCAGGTTTAGTTTTCCGGTCATTTCGAAAAATAACTGATGCCAATCTTTCTCCTTGGCCGTCTTTTTGCGAAGCTCGGTCAGGGAAGGGTCATCGTGCGACATCTCCAGTTCTTCACAGGCTTTCGTAAACGCACGCATATCGCTCCCTGCGATATGACGGTAAATGTGTTCTTTCTGCACCTTTTCTGTTGAAGGCAGGTTTAAGCCGACGACAGGCTTCCCGGCCGCCAAAAATTCAAACAGTTTTAAAGGAAACACCGCATTATTATAGGGAGACGGCTTGTAAGGCATGATCCCGATATCAATCACATTCATATAAGCAGGGACTTCCGCGGGCGCCGCCGGCCCCGTCCAGATGACATTCTCCTCCTGCAGGAGCTCTTGAAACTCCGGGTCGCCGTTTGTTCCGTCAGGACCGACAAATAAAAACGTCCATTCCCGTTTCGCTCTGGCGGTTTCTTTGACGAGCCTGAAGTCGAGCTTCGGCTTAATTCCGCCGATAAAACCGAGCACGGTGCCTTCTCTGCCGTTCAATACATCCGCCTTTTGCTCATTTCGCGCAAACAGATCGTATTCGACGCCGTTTTCGATCTTAAAAACCGGCTTTTTCTCTCCCTTCAGCCGGTTCTGGACATTTTGGCGCAAATATTCGGACGTACAAAAAATCGTGTCAGCGGCATTGAGAATTCTGCTTTCAGCTTCAACAATCACCTTTCGCCTGAACGCAGCGGCAATGTTTTGTTTTCCGCTGATCGGCGCCGCCCAATGGTCGCTGCAATCATAAATGACCTGATCCCACTGATATAACGACGCGAGCAGCGGAAAGCCGGGGAATGTGTACCATAAATACACTTTTTCTCCGCGGCCTTCTGTCGTCAAATACTGTAAAAGAGGTGCGAGCTTTTTTTGATAGAAAACATCTTTATAGCGCGCAAATCTGAACACTTTTTTCTTTAAAAAATCCTTGACCGCAAATTGCTTGATGCCGTTGTTAAGCTCTGTAAATGTCTCTGAAGAAACTTCTTCTGCGGGACATACCCAGATGACTTCCTTTGTCTCCTTTTGTTCAGCCAAAAATTCCGCAAGGCGGTGCCTTCGGTATCTCAGCTGATCCTGCCCCCACTGGCCGGTCGCCACTACAACATGTCTGACTTGATCTGTTTTCACTTTCTATCACCTTTTTCCGGCGATGCCGTTATAATCTTTTCATGACCGCATTTTTCGCATAGTGGACAAAGCACCATGTCGCCTTCATCAAATGGAGGCGCTCAATTTCCCTGTACACATACCACGTTTTTTGCGCCGCCTTCCACTTGTTTCTGGAAATCGACGTGTCGACAATCCGGTATTCAGCCAATGGCTCGTTTAATCCGTACGCTTTAAATCCCCGTTTTAAAATAGACAGCCAAGTCGCTAAATCTTGCCGTGTGCGAATGTTCGGCATCTGAATGTCGCCCGTCTGCTCCCTGTCAAGCATGACCGTCAGGCAGCCGATAATCGTATTTTTTAAAACGTCGTCATAGGCGAGACTTCCGGGCGCGGCGATCGTTTTATGAAGCGGCTCGCCGTTTTGGCTGATCAGCTCGTACGCCGTAAATGTAAAGGCGTGTTGATGCTTCTGCATAAAAGCAAACTGTTTTTCCAGCTTCTCTTTTTTCCAAACATCATCGCTGTCCAAAAAAGCGACATAGCGCCCTTCCGCTTTGTTGAGGGCGGCGTTCCGCGCCGCCGCCGCTCCCTTGTTTTCCTCTAAATAAATGGCGTGGATCCGCCCGTCTTTTTCTTCATAACGCTTTAAAATATCCCTCGTTCCGTCTGTTGAGCAATCATCGGCGATGATCATTTCCCAATCGGAAAAGCTCTGATGGAGGACTGACTGAATGGTCTTCTCGATAAATGCCTCCGCATTATAGGAAGGCGTAATCACAGAGATTAAAGGTTTTTGACTCGACATGATCCTGATCCACATCCCCAATCAAAATTTTAGCGTTCTCTAAACACTTCCGGCACAACAATAATCAAAAACGACAGCGCCAAACCGATCAACACGCCGAGCACCGCTCTTTTTTTCGGCGACAAGCCGGCGGACTCGTTGTCCAAAACGGTTAAAGGCTCGATTTCCTCGGCATGCTTCAAATCAAGCTTGCTCGTTTCCAGCTCATACAAAAATCGTTGCTTATCGACCTTGGAGTCAGCGCTGACCGTTTCACCTTCAAGCGCTTTGATGTTCTTTTCGATGACTTCCTCTCTTTTTGAAAAGAGGGCTTTGTCGGCTTCCATATAAGCATTTTTGATCTTTTCCAATATGCTTAATGTTTCTTCTTTATCAGGCCCTGTATAGCTTAAGTTGAAAAGCGAATCCGTTCTGATTTCAATCGCCAGTTCATCTTTCAGCTCCGCCAGATCTTCCTCTTCCATCTCGGGGAAAATCTCTTTTAAAAACGGTTCGTTTTTCAAAAGGAGCGGAACATCTTTTGCATTGTTGTACTTCGCTTCTCCGTAGTTCCCTGTCGAGATCGTTACAGTGGCCGTGTAATCGGACGGAGCCGCCTCTCCTTTCGGCATGAAATAGCCGAACAGCCCAAGAACTAGAGGAAGCGCGATGATCAGCACAAAAAACTTTTTGATTCTGCCTGCAATACGTTTGATTAAATCATTCACATCAATTTCTCCCTGCTTTTAAATTCTATTTCGGACATCATCTAAAACGTTCGGTTTCACTCGTTCCATGTATTCTAAAGGTATTGACCGCCGCGAGAACCAACGCGAGAAACACCCAGTGGAAATACAGATTCGAGACGGAGCTCGGGCTGATGCTTGAGACAAGAAAGCTGACAAGAGCGGCGAGCAGCCCTTCTATCAGAAGCTTATAGCGGCTTGAAAGTCCTTTTTTATAAAAACGGTAAAGCACCAACATGACATACAGATACATCGTGAAATAGCCGAGCATCATCAGCACCCCGAAATTAGCCATAATCTCAACGAGCCAGTTATGCACTTCCACAACCTGGTCGGTATCAAAGAGGGCGTGATGCTCTAAATAATACGGCACATTGCCCGCGCCCACGCCAAATCCGTATGTATCAAGCACATAATGTCCGGCGTTTTTCAAAAGGTTCGCCCTGGCGACATTGGACGGCAGCGGCTCGCTGAAATCGTGCGAGGCCTGCGGGGCCAAGAAATATTCATAGAACTTATCCGTAATTTTGCCGGCAAAGAGCGCGGCAAAAGCGATGAATCCTGCGGCAGCGATGATAAGCGCCCACTTTTTTAAGATCCGGGGCAGCAAAATAAACACGTACAGCGCAAGACCGGCGATGACGCCTAAAATACTGGCTCTTGAACCGGTCAGGAAAATCAAATACACCGAACAAAACGCGAGGATCAGTCCCGCCGTCTTCAAGTAGCTGTTTTTGATGTTTTTAAAAAAAGCCAGATAAAAGAAAAAGCTGATCGACAGGAACGTCGCAAAGTCATTCTGATTGAAAAAAACCGATGTCGGGTAGTGCTGCTTATAATGCGGTCCGTTGAACAGCGTAGAGCTCGGCAGATGGTGCAATGTAAAATGGTTGTAGAATCCGATGACCATCAAGAAAATCGTCAGCGTCATCCATATGTAATAAAAAGCGAGCAGCCGGTCCAGTTTTTGAAAGTACAGGACGATCAAAAAGACAAAAAACATCCCCATCGCCAGCAGTGATAAATATTTCACGCCATCTGTAACAGACTTGACCCAAAGCAGCGAAATCATTCCATAGCAGAACCAAAAAGCAAAAAACGAGAGAATCCCTTTCACATGAACCTGTTTCCATTTTTCCAGATGGCCCCTGCCTTTCAAGATGTCCATGACAAACCAGAAGCCTGCCAGGATCAAGAGAATCCGGTATGGGAACAGACTGAAAAATCCGAGCTTGATCGTAAAAAACGCATTGTTGGCAAACGTTGCCGAGATCAATAGATACAAGATGGGCATCATGATCTGTTCGGTTGACAAATATGGTCTGAGCACTGCAAATACAGCCAGCGCGATCAAAAACAGAAAGACAAACAATATTTTCTTTGTGCTTGTTTGAGCCAATAAATTCGTTAATGCTAAGCCTGCGGCCAAAGCGGCGAGCCAAACCAGAACATTGGCCGCGGAACGTTTCAGACTCATCAATTCCCCCTCCTTCCGCGTGTTTTCTGGAAAAGGGCTGCCGGCATGAGCCAGCAGCCAGTTGTTTTTAAGTATTCATCTCTTTTTTATAAAAGGAAATGGTCTTTTCCAGTCCTTCACTGAGCGGCATTTTCGGTTCCCAGTTCAAGATTTGTTTTGTTTCTTCATTGCTCAGTGTGCTGTGGCGGATATCTCCAGGTCTTTCATCCTGATAGATCGGAGAAAGCGTTGATTTCGTCGCCTTTTTCATCTCGGCAAACAGCTCATTGACCGTAATGGAAAAGCCGTTTGACACATTTAAACAAACGTTTGATTGAGCTTTGAGCGCTTTGACATTGGCGCTGGCCACATCGCCGACATAGATGAAGTCGCGGGACTGTTCACCATCTCCAAAGATCACCGGAGCTGTTCCGCTTGTTAACAGGTCGGAGAAAATCGAGACGACTCCGCCCTCTCCTTTCGCATCTTGGCGCGGTCCGTACACGTTGCTGTACCGCAGCACACAGAACTCGATTCCGTAAAGGTCATAGGCCAGCTTCAAATAGTTTTCTACCGTAAGCTTTGTCAAACCGTAAGGCGATCCCGGGTTTGTGTTGTGACGGGTGTCGACAGGCAAATAATCCGGATTTCCGTAAACGGCGGCGGAAGACGCGAAGATGATTTTTCTTGCACCGCATTCGCTCGCTGCCTTGATGACGTGGAGCGAGCCTCTAATATTGATATTTTCATCGTTCAAAAAATCTTTGACAGACTCCCCCACGCTCACCTGTGCCGCTAAATGAATAATATAATCAGGATTAATGCTTTTGATCACTTCTATGACTTCCGGGTTTGTAATATCCTCGTGGTGAAAGTCGATCGGAAGTCCTTCGATATTCGAGCGGTGACCCGTTGATAAATTATCGAGAATCGATACTTGATAGTTTTCTTTCAGAAGCTGTTCCGCTATATGCGAGCCGATAAATCCGCATCCGCCTGTCACTAGTACTTTTTCCATGTTGATAACACCCCGCGTTTATACTTTTGTTAAAATCTTCTCTCCCTGTACATGAGGGCGGCCGATTGAATGATAGATAAAGCCTTCCCTTTTCATATCCTCGAGCTGGAACAAATTGCGTCCGTCAATCAGGACCGGCCGGTTTAAATATGATTTTAGCTTCTTTATATCCATATGCTTCACCTGCGGCCAATCTGTTAAAATTAGGCACGCATCCGTATCTTTTACCGTCTCGAACAAATCATTGCTGTAAACGGCTTGATCGCCGAGCAGGCGCTCCGCTTCCGGAACCGCGATCGGGTCGTATGCTTTGACCTCAGCGCCGAGACTTCGCAGCATCGGAATGACATCCAGTGCAGGCGCTGACCGCATATCATTTGTATTCGGTTTGAACGCCAATCCGAGAACCGAAACTGTCATGCCGTTCAGATCGCCAAACACGTCAAGCAGCTTTCCGACAATGTGGGCCCGCTGTTTTTGATTCGTCTCAATCACGGCTTCGATCATTTTAAACGGGTAGCCGACAGACTTGGCGATATGCAAAAGCGCCATCGTATCCTTCGGAAAGCAAGAGCCCCCAAAGCCGATCCCGGCTTTTAAAAATTTCCCGCCGATTCTGCTGTCGAGTCCGACACCTTCGGAAACCTTTGCGACATCGGCGCCGACTCTTTCGCAAATGTTCGCAATATCATTAATGAACGAAATCTTCGTGGCTAAAAACGCGTTGGCCGCGTATTTAATCATTTCTGCACTTTCAAGGTTTGTTTTCACAACCGTCGTTTGAAACGGTTCATGAAGCTCTTCAATGATCGCCGCAGCTTTTTCGCTCGTGGCGCCGATCACCGCTCTTTCCATATTCATCGTGTCAAAAATGGCCGTTCCTTCGCGAAGAAACTCGGGATTCGAGACGACATCAAACGGGTATTTGCCTCCTGAGGCCTTCTCGATAATCGATTGAACGAGCTTTCCTGTTCCAACCGGAACAGTGCTCTTGTTCACAATGATTTTATAGCCGTTCAAATGGCTTCCGATCGTTTCGGCGACGGATTTTACATACGTCAGGTCAGCTTCTCCGCTTTCTGACATCGGCGTCCCGACAGCTATATAGATAATGTCTGATTGTTTTATCGCCTTGGGAATGTCCGTTGAAAAGAACAAACGGTTTTCATTTACGTTTTGCTCAACTAGTTCTTGCAGTCCGTTTTCGTAGATTGGCATGATACCGGCTGATAGCCCTCTGATTTTTTCAGCATCTATATCACAGCAGACAACCGAATTTCCCACCTCGGCAAAACAAGTTCCAGATACCAGCCCAACATATCCTGTTCCAATGACAGCGATCCTTTTCAATATCATCATTCCCTTCTTTAAGCTAACCCTTCAATCCAATAGCTTTTTTTAGGCGATGATTTTTATCTCTGTTTATAAAAATCAAGTCTCTCTAGATTTCATCTTGGACCTAAACCTGCGGCTTTAAACAGGTCCTTTTGACATTTCACCCCGGTCCGCCGGGTACTTCCGCGCCTTTTTTTAGATCGCGCACGATCCTTTCATATCTCTCTTTCAGCGCTTTTGCGTTTTGGTTTGCATCATAATGTTCATACACCTTCTGATAGAGCTCGTCAGCGATATCCGCCCGCCATTTGCCGCCTTCGACATAATCGGTGACCGCGGCTTTCAATTCGGAGACGGAACCCGGCTTCACAAGGAGATGGCGATGCTTTCCGAACAAAGCCGGGACACCGCCGACCGCTGTGCAGACAACCGGCACTTTCAGAGCCAGCGCTTCAATGACAACGGTCGGCATCCCTTCCGAATAGGAAGGAAGGACAAACAGGTCTGATGCGGCAAG is a window encoding:
- a CDS encoding LCP family protein, coding for MAERIKVRVRKKKSKKRKLFKRMMVLILLALLVIGGVGIYKIFNTISAADDTYEQLERGEKSKLRDEVVDIKKKPFSILFMGIEDYATDGDHGRSDSLIVVTLDPKQKTMKMLSIPRDTRVQLASDTSGTKTKINAAYAKGGKEETIETVEDFLGIPIDYYATVDFDGFKEVIDEIGGIDVDVPFDFDEKSDVSKSKRIYFKKGNMHLNGEEALAYARMRKQDKRGDFGRNDRQKQILKAALDQISKPQNLAKIDTIAQKASKNIQTNFRITQALALQQIYSGFEGNDIETLSITGQDLTLAGVYYFEPDDQNLANVQSELTQHLYPNATADASESSTDSSDTTPDGTDSSADASVSY
- a CDS encoding DUF1668 domain-containing protein, giving the protein MLLADKQTYVYDPKSDTWTKKADMPNIRSSSSTAVVDGKIYIFGGFDARTRTSFPTYVYDPKTDTWKTAPSMPKPIGSGTSAAVIGKKIYVIGGLDYTGDIYINAKNNYCYDTETETWTKKQNIPVSSLKFATAVVDGKIYAIGGRNDAGSPPTRSHLINGTIYMYDPRTDTWTLKKTCKI
- a CDS encoding kelch repeat-containing protein; this encodes MKDFKPLKNARTNASTVTIGNNLYVIGGAKDRNRASPLKSVEMYTLDESTPETPTTPEPTPDQSSGDRALLVITMTNGLEKEFDLSMDEVNDFISWYDQKDAGSGSSKYAIDKHDNNKGPFSSRKDYVIFNNILTFEVNEYSSK
- a CDS encoding MraY family glycosyltransferase gives rise to the protein MSYERTILAFFVSLITVLIITPLVKRIALKSGVIDQPDHRKIHDKIMPRMGGLAIFIGVLTGSMAGGVYENRITAITLGAFMIVTLGIIDDKYNLNAKVKFTVQLLVACLIVSTGLKMEFLSIPFWDIRFDLGWLAYPLTILWIVGITNAINLIDGLDGLAAGISVIGLSTIAIMAFSADKILIFSLSLVVIGSTLGFLFYNFHPAKIFMGDTGSLFLGYVISVLSLLGLYKSVTLFSVVIPIIILGVPIFDTTFAIIRRILNKQPISAPDKSHIHHRLMAFGLSHRKAVIVIYLIGIVFSLSAILLKTATLWMSIFIIFGLILFMQIIAEVTGLVNEQYKPFTKFYRRMVKRN
- a CDS encoding glycosyltransferase, producing the protein MKTDQVRHVVVATGQWGQDQLRYRRHRLAEFLAEQKETKEVIWVCPAEEVSSETFTELNNGIKQFAVKDFLKKKVFRFARYKDVFYQKKLAPLLQYLTTEGRGEKVYLWYTFPGFPLLASLYQWDQVIYDCSDHWAAPISGKQNIAAAFRRKVIVEAESRILNAADTIFCTSEYLRQNVQNRLKGEKKPVFKIENGVEYDLFARNEQKADVLNGREGTVLGFIGGIKPKLDFRLVKETARAKREWTFLFVGPDGTNGDPEFQELLQEENVIWTGPAAPAEVPAYMNVIDIGIMPYKPSPYNNAVFPLKLFEFLAAGKPVVGLNLPSTEKVQKEHIYRHIAGSDMRAFTKACEELEMSHDDPSLTELRKKTAKEKDWHQLFFEMTGKLNLNQHA
- a CDS encoding glycosyltransferase produces the protein MSSQKPLISVITPSYNAEAFIEKTIQSVLHQSFSDWEMIIADDCSTDGTRDILKRYEEKDGRIHAIYLEENKGAAAARNAALNKAEGRYVAFLDSDDVWKKEKLEKQFAFMQKHQHAFTFTAYELISQNGEPLHKTIAAPGSLAYDDVLKNTIIGCLTVMLDREQTGDIQMPNIRTRQDLATWLSILKRGFKAYGLNEPLAEYRIVDTSISRNKWKAAQKTWYVYREIERLHLMKATWCFVHYAKNAVMKRL
- a CDS encoding Teichuronic acid biosynthesis protein TuaF; translation: MNDLIKRIAGRIKKFFVLIIALPLVLGLFGYFMPKGEAAPSDYTATVTISTGNYGEAKYNNAKDVPLLLKNEPFLKEIFPEMEEEDLAELKDELAIEIRTDSLFNLSYTGPDKEETLSILEKIKNAYMEADKALFSKREEVIEKNIKALEGETVSADSKVDKQRFLYELETSKLDLKHAEEIEPLTVLDNESAGLSPKKRAVLGVLIGLALSFLIIVVPEVFRER
- a CDS encoding O-antigen ligase family protein — translated: MSLKRSAANVLVWLAALAAGLALTNLLAQTSTKKILFVFLFLIALAVFAVLRPYLSTEQIMMPILYLLISATFANNAFFTIKLGFFSLFPYRILLILAGFWFVMDILKGRGHLEKWKQVHVKGILSFFAFWFCYGMISLLWVKSVTDGVKYLSLLAMGMFFVFLIVLYFQKLDRLLAFYYIWMTLTIFLMVIGFYNHFTLHHLPSSTLFNGPHYKQHYPTSVFFNQNDFATFLSISFFFYLAFFKNIKNSYLKTAGLILAFCSVYLIFLTGSRASILGVIAGLALYVFILLPRILKKWALIIAAAGFIAFAALFAGKITDKFYEYFLAPQASHDFSEPLPSNVARANLLKNAGHYVLDTYGFGVGAGNVPYYLEHHALFDTDQVVEVHNWLVEIMANFGVLMMLGYFTMYLYVMLVLYRFYKKGLSSRYKLLIEGLLAALVSFLVSSISPSSVSNLYFHWVFLALVLAAVNTFRIHGTSETERFR
- a CDS encoding NAD-dependent epimerase/dehydratase family protein, producing MEKVLVTGGCGFIGSHIAEQLLKENYQVSILDNLSTGHRSNIEGLPIDFHHEDITNPEVIEVIKSINPDYIIHLAAQVSVGESVKDFLNDENINIRGSLHVIKAASECGARKIIFASSAAVYGNPDYLPVDTRHNTNPGSPYGLTKLTVENYLKLAYDLYGIEFCVLRYSNVYGPRQDAKGEGGVVSIFSDLLTSGTAPVIFGDGEQSRDFIYVGDVASANVKALKAQSNVCLNVSNGFSITVNELFAEMKKATKSTLSPIYQDERPGDIRHSTLSNEETKQILNWEPKMPLSEGLEKTISFYKKEMNT
- a CDS encoding UDP-glucose/GDP-mannose dehydrogenase family protein, producing the protein MKRIAVIGTGYVGLVSGTCFAEVGNSVVCCDIDAEKIRGLSAGIMPIYENGLQELVEQNVNENRLFFSTDIPKAIKQSDIIYIAVGTPMSESGEADLTYVKSVAETIGSHLNGYKIIVNKSTVPVGTGKLVQSIIEKASGGKYPFDVVSNPEFLREGTAIFDTMNMERAVIGATSEKAAAIIEELHEPFQTTVVKTNLESAEMIKYAANAFLATKISFINDIANICERVGADVAKVSEGVGLDSRIGGKFLKAGIGFGGSCFPKDTMALLHIAKSVGYPFKMIEAVIETNQKQRAHIVGKLLDVFGDLNGMTVSVLGLAFKPNTNDMRSAPALDVIPMLRSLGAEVKAYDPIAVPEAERLLGDQAVYSNDLFETVKDTDACLILTDWPQVKHMDIKKLKSYLNRPVLIDGRNLFQLEDMKREGFIYHSIGRPHVQGEKILTKV